A region of Salvia splendens isolate huo1 chromosome 17, SspV2, whole genome shotgun sequence DNA encodes the following proteins:
- the LOC121773741 gene encoding cytochrome P450 71A1-like, with protein MILLLLSITLPITLISYLLHKTLKPPKSPLPPGPRPLPFIGNLHHLATATNLHLYLHKLSQKYGPIIHMKLGPTPLLVVSSPKLAKEVLKNQDSSFCSRPKSLGQQKLSYNNSDIIFSPYNDYWKEMRKITSSHLLSPKRVQSYRPIREDEISKMITKIWSFSHAREAVNLSEMTLTLGSSLICRVAFGKECSRRFDELLEEVQAVAVAFYVSDYFPAFGWVDRVTGMLARLEKTCERMDLFYQEMIDEHLGRRREEAAEESGDILDLLIELKLEEKMNSFDFGWDNIKAMLLDIFVAGAETSSSSIVWTMTALMKSPTTMKKLQNEIRSLIGKKGKVDEDDLPKLPFLKAVVNESMRLYPTGPLLVPRETIEKCNLDGFQIQPKTTVFVNAWAIARDPDSWENPDEFTPERFLNSSIDAKGKDFEFIPFGSGRRMCPGMAMGLLNVELSVANLVYTFDWELPPGICREDVDTEPLPGLAMRKKNALLIVPKNYDV; from the exons ATGATACTCCTATTACTCTCAATAACCCTCCCAATAACCCTCATCTCATACCTCCTCCACAAAACCCTAAAACCACCAAAATCCCCCCTCCCACCCGGCCCACGACCCCTCCCGTTCATCGGAAACCTCCACCACCTCGCCACCGCCACGAACCTCCACCTCTACCTCCACAAACTCTCCCAAAAATACGGCCCCATCATCCACATGAAACTCGGCCCCACGCCTCTCCTAGTAGTCTCCTCCCCAAAACTAGCCAAAGAAGTCCTAAAAAATCAAGATTCATCCTTTTGCAGCAGACCAAAATCCTTAGGACAACAAAAACTCTCCTACAACAACTCCGACATCATCTTCTCTCCATACAACGACTACTGGAAGGAGATGAGAAAGATCACATCCAGTCACCTCCTAAGCCCGAAGCGCGTCCAATCCTACCGCCCCATCCGGGAAGACGAGATCTCCAAAATGATCACGAAGATTTGGAGCTTCTCCCACGCTCGGGAGGCAGTGAACTTGAGCGAGATGACGTTGACGCTCGGCAGCAGCTTGATATGCAGAGTTGCCTTCGGGAAGGAATGTTCTAGAAGGTTCGATGAGCTTCTAGAAGAAGTGCAGGCCGTGGCGGTTGCTTTCTACGTTTCGGATTATTTTCCGGCCTTCGGGTGGGTGGATAGGGTCACCGGGATGCTAGCGAGGCTCGAGAAGACGTGCGAGAGGATGGATTTGTTTTATCAAGAGATGATCGATGAGCATCTTGGCCGGAGAAgggaggaggcggcggaggaAAGTGGTGACATTCTTGATTTGTTGATTGAGCTCAAATTGGAGGAAAAGATGAATTCTTTTGATTTTGGATGGGATAATATCAAAGCCATGCTACTG GATATATTTGTAGCTGGAGCAGAAACAAGTTCATCATCAATTGTTTGGACGATGACAGCTCTCATGAAATCACCCACCACTATGAAAAAATTGCAAAATGAAATCAGAAGTTTGATAGGAAAAAAGGGCAAAGTAGATGAAGATGATTTGCCCAAACTCCCATTTCTAAAAGCAGTAGTAAATGAAAGCATGAGATTGTATCCTACTGGTCCATTGCTTGTACCAAGAGAAACTATAGAAAAATGCAATCTAGATGGATTTCAAATCCAACCAAAAACAACTGTTTTTGTGAATGCTTGGGCAATTGCAAGAGATCCTGATTCTTGGGAGAATCCTGATGAGTTTACGCCTGAGAGGTTCTTGAATAGTAGTATTGATGCTAAAGGGAAAGATTTTGAGTTTATCCCGTTCGGGTCGGGGAGAAGAATGTGCCCTGGAATGGCAATGGGGCTTCTGAATGTGGAGCTCTCGGTTGCAAATCTAGTGTATACTTTCGACTGGGAATTGCCCCCGGGGATTTGCAGAGAAGACGTGGATACGGAGCCTTTGCCCGGCCTCGCCATGCGGAAGAAAAATGCACTTCTTATTGTGCCTAAAAATTACGATGTTTAG